A DNA window from Andrena cerasifolii isolate SP2316 chromosome 16, iyAndCera1_principal, whole genome shotgun sequence contains the following coding sequences:
- the Nhe2 gene encoding na[+]/H[+] hydrogen exchanger 2 isoform X1, translating into MAPRADSPMIVLALILVAASWPRCCQAGLVKFYDSVPEHAQPEKRVPVNDYAMHGPIVDDHEFPGDLREPYPGKSFGPMGPVDGSLPDDVSFRSLSADTGDNHPMESHLATHPANGDPSNQRVPEYKIMSVEFHRVETPFVIGIWIFFASIAKIGFHMTPRLSKIFPESCLLIVVGVVVGVLLFQASSVHVSPLTPDTFFLYMLPPIILDAGYFMPNRLFFDHLGTILLFAVVGTIFNTLSIGASLWVLGKSGLFGCETPLLDMFLFSALISAVDPVAVLAVFEEIHVNEILYIVVFGESLLNDAVTVVLYHMFEAYSEMGPSRILYTDLLSGLASFFVVAIGGTIIGVIWGFATGFVTRFTHQVRVIEPIFIFVMAYLAYLNAEIFHMSSILAITFCGITMKNYVEANISHKSHTTVKYTMKMLSSSSETIIFMFLGVATVNNRHNWNTWFVLTTIVFCSVYRIVGVIVLTAVANQFRLHKLDKVEKFVMSYGGLRGAVAFALVLLIDPRHVPLQPMFVTTTIAVIYFTVFIQGITIKPLVKILNVKRAEKKKPTMNERIHERIMDHVMAGIEDIVGKHGNYHLRDKFKRFDNKFIRPYLVRDHCGAEPKILETYSKLAMKDALDYIRRNASTIGNISGTESMSAIFRNYSHTGQFNGSPSCSQLEAGWNIDLQELEYNPSKKDLTDARIHHLLAEELCKPYKRKETKLQHRRLSYSRHAVNDRDLSTQVNYKMHMNIRRMMGEHKHRHKRSKKLLKDGKQNHVSFPEFQQNGSTKLFTQDYINGVLYELENGDTSKPSSKEDWDSAITFTARTSDSSNVNADHHHGATTTTSMDTINTDDADMKLGRDETYRVTTPTATETMLPWKREDDYNSGHPIKQNEFPAWCSNKEYLAYSSPSATFLGGIEQPKVQSVIGLFRRESICSASIDCEDIEEKPDEYTLTETEQSDSPSNASHGKRGPTRRVSMMELGSMERARSEKRAYDGSHSLPECWNHPQRLRMSSFPYSAQVPSLSTALIASSSESSEDIDEEEENA; encoded by the exons ATGGCTCCACGTGCAGACTCCCCGATGATCGTGCTCGCTTTGATCCTCGTAGCCGCTTCCTGGCCACGATGTTGCCAGGCAGGCTTGGTCAAGTTCTACGATTCCGTTCCGGAGCATGCCCAGCCAGAGAAACGCGTGCCCGTCAACGACTACGCGATGCACGGGCCCATAGTAGACGACCACGAGTTCCCTGGGGACTTGAGGGAGCCCTATCCAGGCAAGAGCTTCGGCCCCATGGGGCCCGTCGACGGGTCCCTGCCCGACGACGTGTCCTTTCGAAGCTTGTCAGCTGACACAGGCGACAACCACCCGATGGAGTCTCATCTAGCCACTCATCCGGCCAACGGTGATCCGTCGAATCAACGAGTGCCGGAATACAAGATCATGTCGGTGGAGTTTCACCGCGTGGAGACGCCGTTCGTCATAGGGATATGGATCTTCTTCGCCAGCATCGCGAAAATAG GCTTCCACATGACGCCCAGGCTCAGCAAGATCTTTCCGGAGTCCTGTCTGCTGATCGTTGTCGGCGTCGTCGTTGGTGTCTTACTGTTCCAAGCGAGCAGCGTCCACGTGTCGCCACTCACGCCGGACACCTTCTTCCTGTACATGTTGCCGCCCATTATCCTGGACGCCGGTTACTTTATGCCCAACCGGCTGTTCTTCGATCACCTGGGGACAATACTCCTCTTCGCCGTCGTTGGGACTATATTTAACACGCTGTCGATAG GTGCGTCACTGTGGGTGTTAGGCAAGAGTGGCCTGTTTGGCTGCGAAACACCACTGTTAGACATGTTCCTTTTCTCAGCGTTGATCAGCGCGGTGGATCCTGTCGCTGTATTAGCGGTGTTCGAGGAAATACACGTGAACGAGATCCTGTACATCGTAGTGTTCGGGGAGAGTCTCTTGAACGATGCTGTGACCGTT GTGCTGTACCACATGTTCGAGGCTTACAGCGAGATGGGACCGTCGAGGATCCTTTACACGGACTTGTTATCGGGCCTGGCTTCCTTCTTCGTCGTGGCGATCGGAGGAACGATAATAGGGGTGATATGGGGCTTCGCCACCGGTTTCGTCACGAGGTTCACCCACCAGGTTCGCGTGATCGAGCCTATCTTCATATTCGTCATGGCGTACCTGGCCTATCTGAATGCCGAGATTTTTCACATGTCGAGTATACTGGC GATCACCTTCTGCGGCATTACCATGAAGAACTACGTGGAGGCCAATATATCGCACAAGTCGCACACCACCGTCAAGTACACGATGAAAATGCTGTCGAGCAGCTCGGAGACCATTATATTCATGTTCCTCGGGGTGGCCACCGTCAACAACAGGCACAACTGGAACACGTGGTTCGTCCTCACCACCATCGTCTTCTGTTCGGTCTACCGGATCGTCG GGGTGATCGTTCTGACGGCGGTGGCGAACCAGTTTCGATTGCACAAGCTGGACAAGGTGGAGAAGTTCGTCATGTCGTACGGCGGCCTGCGGGGCGCCGTCGCGTTCGCCCTGGTCCTGCTGATCGACCCCAGACACGTGCCGCTGCAGCCGATGTTCGTCACCACCACGATCGCGGTCATCTACTTCACCGTGTTCATACAG GGCATCACGATCAAGCCCCTGGTGAAGATCCTGAACGTGAAGCGGGCCGAGAAGAAGAAGCCGACCATGAACGAGAGGATCCACGAGCGG ATAATGGATCACGTGATGGCGGGGATCGAGGATATCGTGGGGAAGCACGGCAATTACCACCTCCGCGACAA GTTCAAGCGGTTCGATAATAAATTTATACGGCCCTATCTGGTGAGAGACCACTGCGGCGCCGAGCCCAAGATACTGGAGACGTACTCGAAGCTGGCGATGAAAGACGCCCTGGATTATATTCGAAGAAACGCGTCGACGATCGGCAACATCAGCGGCACGGAGAGCATGTCCGCGATATTCCGCAACTACAGCCACACCGGGCAATTCAATGGAAG TCCGAGTTGCAGCCAGCTCGAAGCGGGCTGGAATATTGATCTCCAAGAACTGGAGTACAACCCTTCCAAGAAGGACCTGACCGACGCCAGGATCCACCATCTATTGGCCGAGGAACTTTGCAAACCGTACAAGAGG AAGGAAACGAAATTGCAGCATCGACGCTTGAGCTACAGCCGGCACGCGGTCAACGATCGCGACCTCTCCACCCAGGTCAATTACAAGATGCACATGAACATACGGCGGATGATGGGGGAGCACAAGCACCGCCACAAGCGCAGCAAAAAGTTGCTCAAA GACGGCAAGCAGAATCACGTGAGTTTCCCCGAGTTCCAGCAGAACGGCTCGACGAAGTTGTTCACCCAAG ATTATATCAACGGGGTACTGTACGAGCTGGAGAACGGGGACACTTCAAAGCCATCGAGCAAAGAAGACTGGGACTCGGCCATAACTTTCACGGCCCGCACTTCCG ACTCGTCGAACGTGAACGCGGACCACCACCACGGCGCTACCACGACCACCTCGATGGACACCATCAACACGGACGACGCTGATATGAAGCTGGGGCGCGATG AAACCTACAGGGTAACCACACCCACAGCCACGGAGACAATGTTACCATGGAAAAGGGAAGATGACTACAATTCCGGACACCCGATTAAACAGAACGAGTTTCCTGCTTGGTGTTCCAACAAAGAGTACCTGGCTTACAGTTCTCCGTCTGCAACGTTCCTAG gTGGGATCGAGCAGCCGAAGGTCCAATCGGTAATTGGCCTGTTCCGTCGCGAGAGCATCTGCTCGGCGAGTATCGATTGCGAGGACATCGAAGAGAAGCCGGACGAGTACACGCTTACGGAAACGGAGCAGTCGGACTCACCCTCAAACGCCTCAC ACGGGAAGAGGGGGCCCACTAGAAGGGTATCGATGATGGAGCTGGGCTCCATGGAGAGGGCCCGCTCGGAAAAGAGGGCGTACGACGGTTCCCATTCCCTGCCGGAATGCTGGAACCACCCTCAGAGGCTCCGCATGAGCTCGTTCCCCTACTCAGCCCAGGTGCCGAGCCTCTCGACCGCCCTAATAGCGTCCTCCTCGGAATCGTCGGAGGAtatcgacgaggaggaagagaatGCTTGA
- the Nhe2 gene encoding na[+]/H[+] hydrogen exchanger 2 isoform X3 → MAPRADSPMIVLALILVAASWPRCCQAGLVKFYDSVPEHAQPEKRVPVNDYAMHGPIVDDHEFPGDLREPYPGKSFGPMGPVDGSLPDDVSFRSLSADTGDNHPMESHLATHPANGDPSNQRVPEYKIMSVEFHRVETPFVIGIWIFFASIAKIGFHMTPRLSKIFPESCLLIVVGVVVGVLLFQASSVHVSPLTPDTFFLYMLPPIILDAGYFMPNRLFFDHLGTILLFAVVGTIFNTLSIGASLWVLGKSGLFGCETPLLDMFLFSALISAVDPVAVLAVFEEIHVNEILYIVVFGESLLNDAVTVVLYHMFEAYSEMGPSRILYTDLLSGLASFFVVAIGGTIIGVIWGFATGFVTRFTHQVRVIEPIFIFVMAYLAYLNAEIFHMSSILAITFCGITMKNYVEANISHKSHTTVKYTMKMLSSSSETIIFMFLGVATVNNRHNWNTWFVLTTIVFCSVYRIVGVIVLTAVANQFRLHKLDKVEKFVMSYGGLRGAVAFALVLLIDPRHVPLQPMFVTTTIAVIYFTVFIQGITIKPLVKILNVKRAEKKKPTMNERIHERIMDHVMAGIEDIVGKHGNYHLRDKFKRFDNKFIRPYLVRDHCGAEPKILETYSKLAMKDALDYIRRNASTIGNISGTESMSAIFRNYSHTGQFNGSPSCSQLEAGWNIDLQELEYNPSKKDLTDARIHHLLAEELCKPYKRHRRLSYSRHAVNDRDLSTQVNYKMHMNIRRMMGEHKHRHKRSKKLLKDGKQNHVSFPEFQQNGSTKLFTQDYINGVLYELENGDTSKPSSKEDWDSAITFTARTSDSSNVNADHHHGATTTTSMDTINTDDADMKLGRDETYRVTTPTATETMLPWKREDDYNSGHPIKQNEFPAWCSNKEYLAYSSPSATFLGGIEQPKVQSVIGLFRRESICSASIDCEDIEEKPDEYTLTETEQSDSPSNASHGKRGPTRRVSMMELGSMERARSEKRAYDGSHSLPECWNHPQRLRMSSFPYSAQVPSLSTALIASSSESSEDIDEEEENA, encoded by the exons ATGGCTCCACGTGCAGACTCCCCGATGATCGTGCTCGCTTTGATCCTCGTAGCCGCTTCCTGGCCACGATGTTGCCAGGCAGGCTTGGTCAAGTTCTACGATTCCGTTCCGGAGCATGCCCAGCCAGAGAAACGCGTGCCCGTCAACGACTACGCGATGCACGGGCCCATAGTAGACGACCACGAGTTCCCTGGGGACTTGAGGGAGCCCTATCCAGGCAAGAGCTTCGGCCCCATGGGGCCCGTCGACGGGTCCCTGCCCGACGACGTGTCCTTTCGAAGCTTGTCAGCTGACACAGGCGACAACCACCCGATGGAGTCTCATCTAGCCACTCATCCGGCCAACGGTGATCCGTCGAATCAACGAGTGCCGGAATACAAGATCATGTCGGTGGAGTTTCACCGCGTGGAGACGCCGTTCGTCATAGGGATATGGATCTTCTTCGCCAGCATCGCGAAAATAG GCTTCCACATGACGCCCAGGCTCAGCAAGATCTTTCCGGAGTCCTGTCTGCTGATCGTTGTCGGCGTCGTCGTTGGTGTCTTACTGTTCCAAGCGAGCAGCGTCCACGTGTCGCCACTCACGCCGGACACCTTCTTCCTGTACATGTTGCCGCCCATTATCCTGGACGCCGGTTACTTTATGCCCAACCGGCTGTTCTTCGATCACCTGGGGACAATACTCCTCTTCGCCGTCGTTGGGACTATATTTAACACGCTGTCGATAG GTGCGTCACTGTGGGTGTTAGGCAAGAGTGGCCTGTTTGGCTGCGAAACACCACTGTTAGACATGTTCCTTTTCTCAGCGTTGATCAGCGCGGTGGATCCTGTCGCTGTATTAGCGGTGTTCGAGGAAATACACGTGAACGAGATCCTGTACATCGTAGTGTTCGGGGAGAGTCTCTTGAACGATGCTGTGACCGTT GTGCTGTACCACATGTTCGAGGCTTACAGCGAGATGGGACCGTCGAGGATCCTTTACACGGACTTGTTATCGGGCCTGGCTTCCTTCTTCGTCGTGGCGATCGGAGGAACGATAATAGGGGTGATATGGGGCTTCGCCACCGGTTTCGTCACGAGGTTCACCCACCAGGTTCGCGTGATCGAGCCTATCTTCATATTCGTCATGGCGTACCTGGCCTATCTGAATGCCGAGATTTTTCACATGTCGAGTATACTGGC GATCACCTTCTGCGGCATTACCATGAAGAACTACGTGGAGGCCAATATATCGCACAAGTCGCACACCACCGTCAAGTACACGATGAAAATGCTGTCGAGCAGCTCGGAGACCATTATATTCATGTTCCTCGGGGTGGCCACCGTCAACAACAGGCACAACTGGAACACGTGGTTCGTCCTCACCACCATCGTCTTCTGTTCGGTCTACCGGATCGTCG GGGTGATCGTTCTGACGGCGGTGGCGAACCAGTTTCGATTGCACAAGCTGGACAAGGTGGAGAAGTTCGTCATGTCGTACGGCGGCCTGCGGGGCGCCGTCGCGTTCGCCCTGGTCCTGCTGATCGACCCCAGACACGTGCCGCTGCAGCCGATGTTCGTCACCACCACGATCGCGGTCATCTACTTCACCGTGTTCATACAG GGCATCACGATCAAGCCCCTGGTGAAGATCCTGAACGTGAAGCGGGCCGAGAAGAAGAAGCCGACCATGAACGAGAGGATCCACGAGCGG ATAATGGATCACGTGATGGCGGGGATCGAGGATATCGTGGGGAAGCACGGCAATTACCACCTCCGCGACAA GTTCAAGCGGTTCGATAATAAATTTATACGGCCCTATCTGGTGAGAGACCACTGCGGCGCCGAGCCCAAGATACTGGAGACGTACTCGAAGCTGGCGATGAAAGACGCCCTGGATTATATTCGAAGAAACGCGTCGACGATCGGCAACATCAGCGGCACGGAGAGCATGTCCGCGATATTCCGCAACTACAGCCACACCGGGCAATTCAATGGAAG TCCGAGTTGCAGCCAGCTCGAAGCGGGCTGGAATATTGATCTCCAAGAACTGGAGTACAACCCTTCCAAGAAGGACCTGACCGACGCCAGGATCCACCATCTATTGGCCGAGGAACTTTGCAAACCGTACAAGAGG CATCGACGCTTGAGCTACAGCCGGCACGCGGTCAACGATCGCGACCTCTCCACCCAGGTCAATTACAAGATGCACATGAACATACGGCGGATGATGGGGGAGCACAAGCACCGCCACAAGCGCAGCAAAAAGTTGCTCAAA GACGGCAAGCAGAATCACGTGAGTTTCCCCGAGTTCCAGCAGAACGGCTCGACGAAGTTGTTCACCCAAG ATTATATCAACGGGGTACTGTACGAGCTGGAGAACGGGGACACTTCAAAGCCATCGAGCAAAGAAGACTGGGACTCGGCCATAACTTTCACGGCCCGCACTTCCG ACTCGTCGAACGTGAACGCGGACCACCACCACGGCGCTACCACGACCACCTCGATGGACACCATCAACACGGACGACGCTGATATGAAGCTGGGGCGCGATG AAACCTACAGGGTAACCACACCCACAGCCACGGAGACAATGTTACCATGGAAAAGGGAAGATGACTACAATTCCGGACACCCGATTAAACAGAACGAGTTTCCTGCTTGGTGTTCCAACAAAGAGTACCTGGCTTACAGTTCTCCGTCTGCAACGTTCCTAG gTGGGATCGAGCAGCCGAAGGTCCAATCGGTAATTGGCCTGTTCCGTCGCGAGAGCATCTGCTCGGCGAGTATCGATTGCGAGGACATCGAAGAGAAGCCGGACGAGTACACGCTTACGGAAACGGAGCAGTCGGACTCACCCTCAAACGCCTCAC ACGGGAAGAGGGGGCCCACTAGAAGGGTATCGATGATGGAGCTGGGCTCCATGGAGAGGGCCCGCTCGGAAAAGAGGGCGTACGACGGTTCCCATTCCCTGCCGGAATGCTGGAACCACCCTCAGAGGCTCCGCATGAGCTCGTTCCCCTACTCAGCCCAGGTGCCGAGCCTCTCGACCGCCCTAATAGCGTCCTCCTCGGAATCGTCGGAGGAtatcgacgaggaggaagagaatGCTTGA
- the Nhe2 gene encoding na[+]/H[+] hydrogen exchanger 2 isoform X2, whose amino-acid sequence MAPRADSPMIVLALILVAASWPRCCQAGLVKFYDSVPEHAQPEKRVPVNDYAMHGPIVDDHEFPGDLREPYPGKSFGPMGPVDGSLPDDVSFRSLSADTGDNHPMESHLATHPANGDPSNQRVPEYKIMSVEFHRVETPFVIGIWIFFASIAKIGFHMTPRLSKIFPESCLLIVVGVVVGVLLFQASSVHVSPLTPDTFFLYMLPPIILDAGYFMPNRLFFDHLGTILLFAVVGTIFNTLSIGASLWVLGKSGLFGCETPLLDMFLFSALISAVDPVAVLAVFEEIHVNEILYIVVFGESLLNDAVTVVLYHMFEAYSEMGPSRILYTDLLSGLASFFVVAIGGTIIGVIWGFATGFVTRFTHQVRVIEPIFIFVMAYLAYLNAEIFHMSSILAITFCGITMKNYVEANISHKSHTTVKYTMKMLSSSSETIIFMFLGVATVNNRHNWNTWFVLTTIVFCSVYRIVGVIVLTAVANQFRLHKLDKVEKFVMSYGGLRGAVAFALVLLIDPRHVPLQPMFVTTTIAVIYFTVFIQGITIKPLVKILNVKRAEKKKPTMNERIHERIMDHVMAGIEDIVGKHGNYHLRDKFKRFDNKFIRPYLVRDHCGAEPKILETYSKLAMKDALDYIRRNASTIGNISGTESMSAIFRNYSHTGQFNGSPSCSQLEAGWNIDLQELEYNPSKKDLTDARIHHLLAEELCKPYKRETKLQHRRLSYSRHAVNDRDLSTQVNYKMHMNIRRMMGEHKHRHKRSKKLLKDGKQNHVSFPEFQQNGSTKLFTQDYINGVLYELENGDTSKPSSKEDWDSAITFTARTSDSSNVNADHHHGATTTTSMDTINTDDADMKLGRDETYRVTTPTATETMLPWKREDDYNSGHPIKQNEFPAWCSNKEYLAYSSPSATFLGGIEQPKVQSVIGLFRRESICSASIDCEDIEEKPDEYTLTETEQSDSPSNASHGKRGPTRRVSMMELGSMERARSEKRAYDGSHSLPECWNHPQRLRMSSFPYSAQVPSLSTALIASSSESSEDIDEEEENA is encoded by the exons ATGGCTCCACGTGCAGACTCCCCGATGATCGTGCTCGCTTTGATCCTCGTAGCCGCTTCCTGGCCACGATGTTGCCAGGCAGGCTTGGTCAAGTTCTACGATTCCGTTCCGGAGCATGCCCAGCCAGAGAAACGCGTGCCCGTCAACGACTACGCGATGCACGGGCCCATAGTAGACGACCACGAGTTCCCTGGGGACTTGAGGGAGCCCTATCCAGGCAAGAGCTTCGGCCCCATGGGGCCCGTCGACGGGTCCCTGCCCGACGACGTGTCCTTTCGAAGCTTGTCAGCTGACACAGGCGACAACCACCCGATGGAGTCTCATCTAGCCACTCATCCGGCCAACGGTGATCCGTCGAATCAACGAGTGCCGGAATACAAGATCATGTCGGTGGAGTTTCACCGCGTGGAGACGCCGTTCGTCATAGGGATATGGATCTTCTTCGCCAGCATCGCGAAAATAG GCTTCCACATGACGCCCAGGCTCAGCAAGATCTTTCCGGAGTCCTGTCTGCTGATCGTTGTCGGCGTCGTCGTTGGTGTCTTACTGTTCCAAGCGAGCAGCGTCCACGTGTCGCCACTCACGCCGGACACCTTCTTCCTGTACATGTTGCCGCCCATTATCCTGGACGCCGGTTACTTTATGCCCAACCGGCTGTTCTTCGATCACCTGGGGACAATACTCCTCTTCGCCGTCGTTGGGACTATATTTAACACGCTGTCGATAG GTGCGTCACTGTGGGTGTTAGGCAAGAGTGGCCTGTTTGGCTGCGAAACACCACTGTTAGACATGTTCCTTTTCTCAGCGTTGATCAGCGCGGTGGATCCTGTCGCTGTATTAGCGGTGTTCGAGGAAATACACGTGAACGAGATCCTGTACATCGTAGTGTTCGGGGAGAGTCTCTTGAACGATGCTGTGACCGTT GTGCTGTACCACATGTTCGAGGCTTACAGCGAGATGGGACCGTCGAGGATCCTTTACACGGACTTGTTATCGGGCCTGGCTTCCTTCTTCGTCGTGGCGATCGGAGGAACGATAATAGGGGTGATATGGGGCTTCGCCACCGGTTTCGTCACGAGGTTCACCCACCAGGTTCGCGTGATCGAGCCTATCTTCATATTCGTCATGGCGTACCTGGCCTATCTGAATGCCGAGATTTTTCACATGTCGAGTATACTGGC GATCACCTTCTGCGGCATTACCATGAAGAACTACGTGGAGGCCAATATATCGCACAAGTCGCACACCACCGTCAAGTACACGATGAAAATGCTGTCGAGCAGCTCGGAGACCATTATATTCATGTTCCTCGGGGTGGCCACCGTCAACAACAGGCACAACTGGAACACGTGGTTCGTCCTCACCACCATCGTCTTCTGTTCGGTCTACCGGATCGTCG GGGTGATCGTTCTGACGGCGGTGGCGAACCAGTTTCGATTGCACAAGCTGGACAAGGTGGAGAAGTTCGTCATGTCGTACGGCGGCCTGCGGGGCGCCGTCGCGTTCGCCCTGGTCCTGCTGATCGACCCCAGACACGTGCCGCTGCAGCCGATGTTCGTCACCACCACGATCGCGGTCATCTACTTCACCGTGTTCATACAG GGCATCACGATCAAGCCCCTGGTGAAGATCCTGAACGTGAAGCGGGCCGAGAAGAAGAAGCCGACCATGAACGAGAGGATCCACGAGCGG ATAATGGATCACGTGATGGCGGGGATCGAGGATATCGTGGGGAAGCACGGCAATTACCACCTCCGCGACAA GTTCAAGCGGTTCGATAATAAATTTATACGGCCCTATCTGGTGAGAGACCACTGCGGCGCCGAGCCCAAGATACTGGAGACGTACTCGAAGCTGGCGATGAAAGACGCCCTGGATTATATTCGAAGAAACGCGTCGACGATCGGCAACATCAGCGGCACGGAGAGCATGTCCGCGATATTCCGCAACTACAGCCACACCGGGCAATTCAATGGAAG TCCGAGTTGCAGCCAGCTCGAAGCGGGCTGGAATATTGATCTCCAAGAACTGGAGTACAACCCTTCCAAGAAGGACCTGACCGACGCCAGGATCCACCATCTATTGGCCGAGGAACTTTGCAAACCGTACAAGAGG GAAACGAAATTGCAGCATCGACGCTTGAGCTACAGCCGGCACGCGGTCAACGATCGCGACCTCTCCACCCAGGTCAATTACAAGATGCACATGAACATACGGCGGATGATGGGGGAGCACAAGCACCGCCACAAGCGCAGCAAAAAGTTGCTCAAA GACGGCAAGCAGAATCACGTGAGTTTCCCCGAGTTCCAGCAGAACGGCTCGACGAAGTTGTTCACCCAAG ATTATATCAACGGGGTACTGTACGAGCTGGAGAACGGGGACACTTCAAAGCCATCGAGCAAAGAAGACTGGGACTCGGCCATAACTTTCACGGCCCGCACTTCCG ACTCGTCGAACGTGAACGCGGACCACCACCACGGCGCTACCACGACCACCTCGATGGACACCATCAACACGGACGACGCTGATATGAAGCTGGGGCGCGATG AAACCTACAGGGTAACCACACCCACAGCCACGGAGACAATGTTACCATGGAAAAGGGAAGATGACTACAATTCCGGACACCCGATTAAACAGAACGAGTTTCCTGCTTGGTGTTCCAACAAAGAGTACCTGGCTTACAGTTCTCCGTCTGCAACGTTCCTAG gTGGGATCGAGCAGCCGAAGGTCCAATCGGTAATTGGCCTGTTCCGTCGCGAGAGCATCTGCTCGGCGAGTATCGATTGCGAGGACATCGAAGAGAAGCCGGACGAGTACACGCTTACGGAAACGGAGCAGTCGGACTCACCCTCAAACGCCTCAC ACGGGAAGAGGGGGCCCACTAGAAGGGTATCGATGATGGAGCTGGGCTCCATGGAGAGGGCCCGCTCGGAAAAGAGGGCGTACGACGGTTCCCATTCCCTGCCGGAATGCTGGAACCACCCTCAGAGGCTCCGCATGAGCTCGTTCCCCTACTCAGCCCAGGTGCCGAGCCTCTCGACCGCCCTAATAGCGTCCTCCTCGGAATCGTCGGAGGAtatcgacgaggaggaagagaatGCTTGA